One genomic window of Cercospora beticola chromosome 5, complete sequence includes the following:
- a CDS encoding uncharacterized protein (BUSCO:EOG09265MAN), with protein sequence MFLRRAAPALAKRAVFRPAVTRSFALSARQRSERDPHIGEPTGQLKKFEEIKDEHDLLPPGAKPGTIPTDLEQATGLERLEILGKMQGVDIFDMRPLDASRKGTLDDPITVKSFGDEQYVGCTGCPADSHVVIWLVTSRDRPIERCPECGSVYKLEYVGPQDDGHGHGHDHGHGHADTDGSHNFEGEPKTMADFVKPSYR encoded by the exons ATGTTCCTCCGCCGCGCCGCTCCTGCGCTCGCAAAGCGCGCTGTGTTCCGGCCAGCTGTCACCCGCTCATTCGCGCTCTCCGCCCGCCAAC GAAGCGAGCGTGATCCTCATATTGGCGAGCCAACTGGGCAGCTGAAGAAGTTTGAAG AAATTAAGGATGAGCACGACCTTCTCCCACCTGGAGCCAAGCCAGGTACTATCCCTACCGATCTCGAACAAGCGACCGGTCTCGAGCGATTGGAAATTCTCGGAAAGATGCAGGGTGTGgacatcttcgacatgcGTCCTTTGGATGCCAGCAGGAAAG GCACGCTCGACGACCCCATCACCGTGAAGTCTTTTGGTGATGAGCAATACGTTGGCTGCACCGGATGCCCTGCTGACTCGCACGTTGTTATTTGGCTCGTAACATCTCGCGATCGCCCCATTGAGCGCTGCCCAGAGTGCGGTAGTGTGTACAAGCTGGAGTACGTTGGTCCTCAGGATGATGGTCATGGACACGGCCACGATCACGGACATGGACACGCGGATACCGATGGCTCACACAACTTCGAGGGAGAGCCAAAGACCATGGCTGATTTCGTCAAGCCAAGCTACAGATAG